In one window of Chryseobacterium phocaeense DNA:
- a CDS encoding alpha/beta fold hydrolase: protein MKKGRTQLLKSMLLVVMVFVACTSNAQKMKPSNSGYAPVNGIKVYYEVYGKGDPVVLLHGAFYTIDMNWGELIPELSKTRKVIAIEMQGHGHSPFSERKLSLNTLASDVEKVMDYLKIETADVAGYSMGGSVAYQFAVQSPKRLRKLVIISSTYKTEGWLPAVNNAFKDFKPEFFDNTPLKTGYDAVAPDKTKWRPFLMQMFDFSHVKFNIGDSNISKISAPVLLIAGDNDGLDKVELMKTYQLLGGGVTADLGPMPKSQLAIVPGQGHVSLMMQTQTILNYLNGFFK from the coding sequence ATGAAAAAGGGCAGAACTCAATTGCTTAAGTCAATGCTGCTGGTGGTCATGGTGTTTGTAGCGTGTACCTCAAATGCACAAAAAATGAAACCCTCAAACAGTGGATACGCCCCTGTGAATGGGATCAAAGTGTATTACGAAGTCTATGGTAAAGGAGATCCTGTTGTTTTATTGCATGGAGCATTCTATACTATTGATATGAACTGGGGAGAATTGATTCCCGAACTGTCAAAAACCAGAAAAGTCATTGCCATTGAAATGCAGGGACATGGGCATTCACCTTTTTCAGAAAGAAAATTGTCACTCAATACATTAGCAAGTGATGTGGAAAAAGTAATGGACTATCTGAAAATAGAAACTGCGGATGTAGCAGGGTATAGTATGGGAGGTTCCGTTGCCTATCAGTTTGCTGTTCAGAGTCCCAAAAGATTGAGGAAGCTGGTCATTATTTCATCTACTTATAAAACAGAAGGCTGGCTGCCTGCCGTAAACAATGCATTTAAAGATTTCAAACCTGAATTTTTTGATAACACTCCACTGAAAACAGGATATGATGCCGTGGCACCGGATAAAACCAAGTGGAGACCCTTCTTAATGCAGATGTTTGATTTTTCACATGTCAAATTCAACATTGGAGATTCTAATATTTCTAAAATCTCCGCTCCCGTACTCTTGATAGCAGGAGACAATGACGGACTGGACAAAGTAGAATTAATGAAAACCTATCAGTTACTGGGCGGCGGCGTTACTGCGGATTTAGGACCCATGCCAAAATCACAGCTGGCAATTGTTCCTGGGCAAGGGCATGTGAGCCTGATGATGCAGACACAGACTATACTAAACTATCTGAACGGTTTTTTTAAATGA
- a CDS encoding T9SS type A sorting domain-containing protein, protein MKKILLFLGLSCLATFSAQENLLDTTYGQNNGYSNFAFYTNGQPSGGLQIHDTTQLPDGKLLAVGVSCYARFTANGLLDPTFNNGLGYKLLSPPRTYNKVEPAGDGNYIVLDGSTGGRILKIDENGNPVSSFTIYNQSGDYMDMHIDPAGKIYVIRKISSDHRLVRLLPNGLVDTTFANNGEIALGSTYLYRKVVVNANNEIFIGGKYQIAPNNRYMLLSKFDAAGNLDTGFGTNGHFMRSSGEYVGDYTRLELLEDGKIQGFTSGSFCFGNNCFGLIAYRLLPNGTLDPSYKNGGAFVLPIQSNSDPVEVKRMPDNSFIIGGTGHHTFYALRMKADGNLDPSFGVDGKIITPIIGTGTSYVYNQGFELYGNSIVLAGIYSIAYGGQTKYVGTLRKYFFSQNNLSVTDLEKDKDKVKIYPNPVKNSLKFTITGPANGYEIYDMNGKRIMHSLSPLKTQSVDVSNLPSGNYILKLQSPGEVITGKFIKE, encoded by the coding sequence ATGAAAAAAATTCTCTTATTTTTAGGATTATCCTGTTTAGCTACCTTTTCTGCACAGGAAAACTTACTGGATACCACGTATGGCCAGAACAACGGATACTCTAATTTTGCGTTTTACACGAACGGACAGCCCAGCGGTGGCCTCCAGATTCATGATACCACCCAACTTCCGGACGGAAAACTTCTCGCCGTGGGAGTAAGTTGCTATGCCCGCTTTACAGCGAATGGCCTCTTAGATCCAACGTTCAATAACGGGTTAGGTTATAAACTTTTGTCTCCTCCACGCACTTACAACAAAGTAGAGCCCGCAGGCGATGGCAACTATATTGTGCTGGATGGCAGCACAGGAGGAAGGATCTTAAAGATAGACGAAAACGGAAATCCGGTAAGCAGCTTTACCATCTATAATCAATCCGGAGATTATATGGATATGCATATTGATCCGGCCGGAAAAATCTATGTGATCAGAAAGATCAGCAGTGATCACAGATTAGTACGCCTGCTTCCCAATGGCCTTGTGGATACTACATTTGCCAATAACGGAGAGATCGCTTTGGGTTCAACCTATCTGTACAGAAAAGTGGTAGTGAATGCCAACAACGAAATCTTCATCGGGGGGAAATATCAGATTGCCCCTAACAACCGGTATATGCTGCTTTCAAAATTTGATGCTGCGGGCAATCTTGATACCGGCTTCGGAACCAACGGACATTTCATGCGTTCTTCAGGGGAATATGTAGGTGACTATACCCGCCTCGAGCTTCTGGAAGACGGGAAAATACAGGGTTTTACTTCCGGAAGTTTCTGTTTCGGAAACAATTGTTTCGGGCTGATTGCCTACCGTCTTCTTCCCAACGGAACTTTAGATCCGTCCTATAAAAACGGTGGTGCATTTGTCCTGCCGATACAGTCGAATTCTGATCCTGTAGAAGTAAAACGTATGCCGGATAATTCTTTTATAATCGGAGGAACAGGACATCACACATTTTATGCTTTAAGAATGAAAGCCGATGGAAATCTGGATCCTTCTTTTGGTGTAGACGGCAAAATCATTACCCCAATCATTGGTACCGGCACTTCTTACGTGTACAACCAAGGGTTTGAATTATATGGAAACTCCATTGTACTGGCAGGCATCTACTCTATTGCATACGGAGGCCAGACAAAATATGTGGGTACGCTGCGGAAATATTTCTTCTCCCAGAACAATTTATCTGTTACCGACCTAGAAAAAGACAAAGACAAAGTGAAAATTTATCCTAATCCTGTCAAAAACAGCCTGAAATTTACCATCACTGGTCCTGCGAACGGCTATGAAATATATGATATGAACGGGAAAAGAATAATGCATTCATTATCTCCTTTAAAAACCCAATCTGTTGATGTGAGCAACCTCCCGTCCGGAAATTACATCCTTAAACTTCAAAGTCCAGGGGAAGTGATTACCGGGAAGTTTATAAAGGAGTAA
- a CDS encoding bacteriocin-like protein: MKNLKKVSRENLKTIKGGLRYCNDEQYCNIKFCCADGICRHIDSAYCQ, encoded by the coding sequence ATGAAAAATTTAAAGAAAGTTTCACGCGAGAATTTAAAAACCATTAAAGGAGGACTTAGGTATTGCAATGATGAGCAGTATTGCAATATAAAATTCTGCTGTGCAGACGGTATTTGCAGACATATAGATTCTGCATACTGTCAATAA
- a CDS encoding outer membrane beta-barrel family protein, translating to MKIIISSIALLMGSLVFAQAKNDTIKQKENQIEGVTLTARKPTVESKADRTVFNVSNSSILAGNTTWDVLRMTPLVSIDNNDAIKAEGESVTVYINDRKSVFTGKELKEYLKTIPADNLMKIEVITSPSSRYETAGSVINIVLKKRDDEGIKGSVTFNNRQNTKNSQYTNLNLNYHKKSFTQTLIGSYGDNTYFQRNTSLNSLYKDNDVTNIVNETLGKSKNPSVSSTSEYELNDKNTVGLILEYYQSKNISNSDADFERTQNGTLYRSYHQDQDVNGRFRTLGTNAFYKYYDKEKNRILDVNIGSNYNSQKNLNEFLRTSNISSEINQLGIDSHEQTRNYYLKIDYTQPLGKGGSFEVGGKMDFNNNVIPNHLTGNNADNLRTNDVFHYEDNINSLYANYSKTLFEKLETRIGIRYEHIDFKMREDIAGTSRKDSYGTFLPNVLLKYSFSEKYDLTLTYNRNLWRPWYAEFNPFLVPTNDGTFSRGNMDLEPNPSHRLYMKFGFKKKYFLSARYMYTDQDYWTTFVEEAGKTVTLPANLNGKVQKYYLFANTNQTFLKNKLNVNVGVGWYYIDNHDFNEVNKLESKNYISYMGASANLSYTNLFNKNINLSAWVELSNQNNGNSFANKTNIFHNISATKIFPKTQVEVSLQLMNIFSRPIFDNTTYSQTGTFRSAMRSDWYGFSLSFVKRFGNQKVKGNTKTDVEKNSGGGK from the coding sequence ATGAAAATAATTATATCTTCGATTGCTTTATTAATGGGGTCTTTAGTTTTTGCCCAGGCTAAAAATGACACCATCAAGCAGAAGGAAAATCAGATAGAAGGGGTTACACTTACCGCAAGAAAACCTACCGTGGAATCAAAAGCGGACCGAACGGTTTTTAATGTATCCAACAGCTCTATCCTGGCAGGAAATACCACATGGGATGTTTTGAGGATGACGCCTTTAGTGAGTATTGATAACAATGATGCCATAAAAGCAGAAGGAGAATCGGTGACGGTTTATATTAACGACAGAAAATCTGTTTTTACAGGGAAGGAATTAAAGGAATATCTGAAAACTATTCCTGCGGACAACCTGATGAAAATTGAGGTGATCACCAGCCCTTCTTCCCGCTATGAGACAGCCGGATCGGTTATCAATATCGTCCTGAAAAAAAGAGATGATGAAGGAATTAAAGGAAGTGTAACCTTCAACAACAGGCAGAATACCAAAAACTCACAGTATACCAACCTCAACCTAAATTACCATAAGAAAAGTTTTACACAAACCCTGATCGGAAGTTACGGCGACAATACGTATTTCCAGAGAAATACCAGTCTCAATTCCCTGTACAAAGACAATGATGTCACCAATATTGTCAATGAGACCCTTGGAAAAAGTAAAAACCCATCTGTATCTTCCACTTCCGAATATGAGCTGAATGATAAAAATACAGTAGGCCTTATCCTGGAGTATTATCAGAGTAAAAATATTTCCAATTCTGATGCCGATTTTGAGAGAACCCAGAATGGTACACTATACCGTTCCTACCATCAGGATCAGGATGTAAACGGCCGTTTCCGCACATTGGGGACCAATGCCTTCTATAAATATTATGATAAGGAAAAGAACCGGATCCTGGACGTGAATATAGGTTCCAATTACAATTCCCAGAAAAACCTGAATGAATTTTTAAGAACTTCAAATATTTCATCGGAAATCAATCAGCTTGGAATAGATTCTCACGAACAGACCCGAAATTATTATCTGAAGATTGACTATACCCAACCTCTGGGAAAAGGCGGCAGCTTTGAAGTGGGTGGAAAAATGGATTTCAATAATAATGTAATTCCTAACCACCTCACCGGAAATAATGCCGATAACCTTCGTACCAATGATGTATTCCACTACGAAGACAATATCAATTCCCTCTATGCGAACTACAGCAAAACTTTGTTCGAAAAGCTGGAAACCAGAATCGGGATCCGCTATGAGCATATTGATTTTAAAATGAGAGAGGATATTGCCGGTACTTCAAGAAAGGATTCTTACGGTACATTCCTTCCCAATGTATTACTTAAATATTCTTTCTCGGAAAAATATGACCTGACTCTTACTTATAACCGTAATTTATGGCGCCCATGGTATGCGGAATTCAATCCATTTCTGGTTCCTACGAATGACGGAACCTTCTCCCGCGGAAATATGGATCTGGAGCCGAACCCAAGCCACAGGCTGTATATGAAATTCGGATTCAAGAAAAAGTACTTCCTTTCCGCAAGGTATATGTATACAGACCAGGATTACTGGACTACTTTTGTGGAAGAAGCCGGCAAAACGGTTACCCTGCCTGCCAACCTGAATGGAAAAGTTCAGAAATATTATCTTTTTGCCAATACCAACCAAACCTTTCTTAAAAATAAGCTGAATGTGAATGTAGGCGTCGGATGGTATTATATCGATAACCATGATTTTAACGAGGTGAATAAGCTTGAGAGCAAAAATTACATCAGTTATATGGGGGCATCAGCCAATCTTTCCTATACGAATCTTTTTAATAAGAATATTAACCTAAGCGCATGGGTGGAACTTTCTAACCAGAACAACGGAAACTCTTTCGCCAATAAAACGAATATTTTCCATAACATCTCTGCTACCAAAATATTCCCGAAAACCCAGGTGGAAGTAAGCCTGCAGCTGATGAATATTTTCAGCAGACCTATTTTCGACAATACCACCTATAGCCAAACGGGCACTTTCAGATCTGCGATGAGGTCGGACTGGTACGGATTCTCACTTTCGTTCGTGAAACGTTTCGGAAACCAGAAAGTAAAAGGAAATACCAAAACCGATGTAGAAAAAAACAGCGGCGGCGGAAAGTAG
- a CDS encoding ArsR/SmtB family transcription factor, producing the protein MRRDIFQGIADPTRRAIIVLISLQAMTPNAIADNFSITRQAVSKHLKILSECELVKQEQKGREIYYSLEIEKMKEVDQWLEQFKKIWENRFNQLDDLLTTIQKTKI; encoded by the coding sequence ATGCGCAGAGATATTTTCCAGGGAATTGCAGACCCAACCAGACGGGCTATTATCGTACTGATTTCATTACAGGCGATGACCCCCAATGCCATTGCCGATAATTTCAGCATCACGCGGCAGGCTGTGTCAAAGCATTTGAAAATACTGTCCGAATGTGAGCTTGTAAAACAGGAGCAGAAGGGCAGGGAAATTTACTACTCTCTTGAAATTGAAAAAATGAAAGAAGTAGACCAGTGGTTAGAACAATTCAAAAAGATTTGGGAAAACCGGTTTAATCAATTAGATGATCTATTAACAACAATTCAAAAAACAAAAATATGA
- a CDS encoding SRPBCC family protein: MNNLLFDFIVDKSTNTVLINREFNAEQSLVWDAFTRQELLDQWWAPKPFASKTKSMDFKVGGVRLYAMVSPEGQEMWAMHQYTSITPKTNFKMLNAFADQDANPQLPGSDWDLSFSEQNGITTVSISIYNDSLERMEKMIEMGFKEGFTMTLNELEELLNQTKN, translated from the coding sequence ATGAACAATTTACTATTTGACTTTATCGTTGACAAATCAACCAATACCGTGTTGATAAACAGAGAATTTAATGCAGAACAGTCTTTGGTCTGGGATGCATTTACAAGACAGGAACTTCTTGATCAGTGGTGGGCGCCAAAACCATTTGCTTCAAAAACAAAATCAATGGACTTCAAAGTAGGTGGGGTAAGATTGTATGCTATGGTAAGCCCTGAAGGACAGGAGATGTGGGCTATGCACCAATATACTTCCATTACTCCCAAAACCAATTTCAAAATGCTGAATGCATTTGCAGATCAGGACGCAAACCCACAATTACCCGGTTCCGATTGGGATCTTAGCTTCAGTGAGCAAAACGGGATCACAACCGTAAGCATCAGTATTTACAATGATTCTCTTGAACGGATGGAAAAAATGATTGAAATGGGATTCAAAGAAGGATTTACCATGACCCTGAATGAACTGGAAGAATTATTGAACCAAACAAAAAATTGA